In a single window of the Phaeobacter sp. G2 genome:
- a CDS encoding TRAP transporter small permease, whose amino-acid sequence MLDRVARLQLAIAAFAVMAILLAISLDVALRTAFSAPLTGTMEVVSFYCMIPVVFLPIMILEVRGEHMDTDLFYRFFPVAAKRLSVIVSGLLSVGIYGLLTYITFEQAVSSTGRGEVAMGVNLMPVWPVRWILPVAFASSTAAAFALTIRNTKGVK is encoded by the coding sequence TTGCTAGACCGTGTCGCGCGTCTGCAACTCGCGATCGCGGCCTTCGCTGTCATGGCAATTTTGCTGGCGATCTCTTTGGACGTGGCGCTGCGCACTGCGTTCAGTGCGCCGCTCACTGGCACCATGGAAGTCGTATCATTCTATTGCATGATCCCAGTCGTGTTCCTGCCCATTATGATCCTTGAGGTGCGGGGCGAACATATGGACACGGATCTGTTCTACCGGTTTTTTCCTGTCGCAGCCAAAAGGCTATCGGTGATTGTTTCGGGGCTTTTGTCCGTCGGGATTTATGGCCTGTTGACCTACATCACATTTGAGCAGGCCGTTTCATCCACTGGACGAGGCGAAGTGGCGATGGGGGTCAACCTGATGCCGGTCTGGCCAGTGCGTTGGATTCTGCCAGTGGCCTTTGCGAGCTCAACTGCGGCAGCCTTTGCTTTGACTATCCGCAACACTAAGGGCGTAAAATAA
- a CDS encoding TetR/AcrR family transcriptional regulator, giving the protein MRHLTYRSVGIIRMIIMDKKLPTARIRDSEKTVAALKRAAIDQLISNGFAGLSIAPLLKKAGVSRGALFHHFASKDALVVAAFEDVLAEFAICLTRISQRLRSGEIGLEEFVTETSAAFASDLFIATMEMSLGMRVEEFLSEAAQDAIVVWRENLLRFWTDTFDLPALSQAEQETHWAIASNTLRGYGFTNSFGHQEVATRHMRQGFAQFFLTGAVIKPAITPDISALQGKKTTNSGEDQ; this is encoded by the coding sequence TTGAGGCACCTTACATACCGATCGGTCGGTATAATCAGGATGATAATAATGGACAAAAAACTCCCAACAGCGCGCATTCGCGATTCTGAGAAAACCGTTGCCGCCCTCAAGCGGGCGGCGATCGATCAGTTGATCTCAAATGGGTTTGCAGGGCTTTCAATTGCACCGCTTTTGAAGAAGGCGGGCGTATCTAGGGGCGCTCTATTTCATCATTTTGCCAGCAAGGACGCGCTTGTCGTTGCCGCTTTCGAAGATGTGCTTGCGGAGTTTGCGATCTGCTTGACCCGGATATCCCAAAGGCTGCGATCCGGTGAAATTGGGCTTGAAGAATTTGTCACTGAGACTTCAGCAGCCTTTGCGAGTGATTTGTTCATCGCCACCATGGAGATGTCCCTGGGGATGCGTGTCGAAGAATTCCTCTCTGAGGCGGCGCAAGATGCCATTGTCGTATGGCGCGAAAACCTACTGCGGTTTTGGACCGATACGTTTGATCTGCCAGCCCTGTCGCAGGCCGAACAGGAGACCCACTGGGCCATCGCATCGAACACTTTGCGCGGTTACGGGTTTACCAATTCCTTCGGCCATCAAGAGGTCGCAACACGACATATGCGGCAGGGGTTTGCCCAGTTCTTCCTTACAGGGGCGGTGATAAAGCCTGCAATCACCCCTGATATCAGCGCTTTACAAGGCAAAAAAACAACCAACAGTGGAGAAGACCAATGA
- a CDS encoding SPFH/Band 7/PHB domain protein: MNEDFLIGLISQNAIYLLGAIFLIVIIFKGVHIVPQSEKFVIERFGRLHSVLGPGINFIVPLLDAVAHRISILERQLPSASQDAITKDNVLVQIDTSVFYRITEPEKTVYRIRDVDAAIATTVAGIVRAEIGKMDLDEVQSNRTQLIGQIQASVEDAVDDWGIEVTRAEILDVNLDQATRDAMLQQLNAERARRAQVTEAEGSKRAVELSADAELYAAEQIAKARRIQADAEAYATEVVAKAIHENGIEAAQYQVALKQVEALNALGNGEGKQTIVLPAHAIEAFGDAFKLLKGGK; the protein is encoded by the coding sequence ATGAACGAAGATTTTCTCATTGGTCTAATTTCACAAAACGCCATCTACCTGCTGGGGGCGATCTTCCTGATCGTCATCATCTTCAAAGGCGTCCACATTGTACCCCAGTCCGAAAAATTTGTGATCGAGCGCTTTGGGCGCCTGCATTCGGTGCTTGGACCCGGCATCAACTTTATCGTGCCCTTGTTGGACGCCGTGGCGCATCGCATTTCAATTCTGGAACGCCAGCTGCCCAGTGCCAGCCAGGATGCCATCACCAAGGACAACGTGCTGGTGCAGATCGACACCTCTGTGTTCTACCGTATTACCGAACCAGAAAAAACCGTCTACCGGATCCGCGACGTGGATGCCGCCATTGCAACCACCGTGGCAGGTATCGTGCGCGCCGAGATCGGCAAGATGGACCTGGACGAGGTGCAGTCAAACCGCACCCAGCTGATTGGCCAGATCCAGGCAAGCGTCGAGGACGCGGTGGATGACTGGGGCATCGAAGTCACCCGCGCAGAAATCCTGGATGTGAACCTGGATCAGGCCACCCGCGACGCCATGCTGCAGCAGCTGAACGCCGAACGCGCCCGTCGCGCCCAGGTGACCGAGGCCGAAGGGAGCAAACGCGCAGTTGAACTGTCTGCCGATGCCGAACTCTATGCCGCCGAACAAATCGCCAAGGCCCGCCGCATTCAGGCCGACGCCGAGGCCTATGCCACCGAAGTCGTGGCCAAGGCGATCCACGAAAATGGCATCGAGGCGGCGCAGTATCAGGTGGCCCTGAAACAGGTTGAGGCGCTCAATGCGCTTGGCAACGGCGAAGGCAAACAGACCATCGTGCTGCCCGCCCACGCAATTGAGGCCTTTGGCGATGCCTTCAAGCTGCTGAAAGGTGGCAAATGA
- the tgt gene encoding tRNA guanosine(34) transglycosylase Tgt, producing MAPKITFDLKARDGKARTGVISTPRGDIRTPAFMPVGTAATVKAMMPESVRETGADILLGNTYHLMLRPTAERIDRLGGLHKFMNWDRPILTDSGGFQVMSLAGLRKLTETGVTFKSHIDGSKHELTPERSMEIQKLLGSDIVMCFDECPALPATRDRIAESMRLSMRWAERSKEAFGDRPGHALFGIMQGGLEQDLRAESAEALKNIGFDGYAVGGLAVGEGQEAMFDCLDYAPDMLPEDKPRYLMGVGKPDDIVGAVARGIDMMDCVLPSRSGRTGQAFTRHGVVNIKNARHADDPRPLDENCSCPACSKYSRAYLHHVFRSNEMISGMLLTWHNLHYFQDIMAGMREAIAEGTFAAWQQGFHDGRAQGDIEPL from the coding sequence ATGGCGCCGAAAATCACCTTTGATCTGAAAGCCCGTGATGGCAAGGCCCGCACCGGGGTTATTTCCACACCGCGCGGCGATATCCGCACGCCGGCCTTTATGCCGGTTGGCACCGCCGCCACGGTGAAGGCGATGATGCCGGAAAGCGTGCGGGAAACCGGTGCAGATATCCTGCTGGGCAATACCTATCACTTGATGCTGCGCCCCACGGCGGAACGCATTGACCGCCTGGGCGGGCTGCATAAATTCATGAACTGGGATCGCCCTATCCTGACGGACTCCGGCGGCTTTCAGGTGATGTCCTTGGCAGGGCTGCGCAAGCTGACCGAGACGGGCGTCACTTTTAAGTCCCATATTGACGGCTCCAAACATGAGCTGACGCCAGAACGCTCGATGGAAATTCAAAAGCTATTGGGCTCTGATATCGTGATGTGTTTTGACGAATGCCCGGCGCTGCCCGCCACCCGGGATCGCATTGCCGAAAGCATGCGCCTGTCGATGCGTTGGGCCGAACGCTCGAAAGAGGCCTTTGGCGATCGCCCGGGCCACGCGCTGTTTGGCATCATGCAGGGCGGTTTGGAGCAGGATCTGCGTGCAGAAAGCGCCGAGGCGCTGAAAAACATCGGTTTTGATGGCTACGCTGTGGGCGGGCTGGCCGTGGGTGAGGGGCAGGAGGCGATGTTTGACTGCCTGGACTATGCCCCTGATATGCTGCCCGAGGATAAGCCACGGTACCTGATGGGGGTTGGTAAACCTGATGACATCGTCGGCGCCGTGGCGCGGGGCATTGACATGATGGACTGTGTGCTGCCGTCGCGCTCGGGGCGCACCGGCCAGGCCTTTACCCGCCACGGCGTGGTCAACATCAAAAACGCCCGCCACGCGGATGACCCGCGCCCCCTGGATGAAAACTGCAGCTGCCCGGCCTGTTCGAAATACAGCCGCGCCTATCTGCATCATGTGTTCCGCAGCAACGAAATGATTTCGGGCATGCTGCTGACCTGGCACAACCTGCATTATTTCCAGGACATCATGGCAGGCATGCGCGAGGCCATCGCAGAGGGCACTTTCGCGGCCTGGCAGCAGGGCTTCCATGATGGACGCGCCCAGGGCGATATCGAGCCATTGTAA
- the lon gene encoding endopeptidase La gives MKEPLNSSYPVLPLRDIVVFPHMIVPLFVGREKSVRALEEVMADDKQILLSSQIDPAEDEPQTDGIYPTGVLANVLQLLKLPDGTVKVLVEGHARVKITNYLENEDYFEAGAEYLTEIPGDATTIEALVRTVGDEFERYAKVRKNIPEEALSAVGETAEPAKLADLVAGHLGIEVDRKQELLETLSISERLEKVYGLMQGEMSVLQVEKKIKTRVKSQMEKTQREYYLNEQMKAIQKELGDGEEGAGEIAELEEKVAATKLSKEAREKADAELKKLKNMSPMSAEATVVRNYLDWMLGIPWGVKSRVKKDLGKAQDILDADHYGLEKVKERIVEYLAVQQRSTKLKGPILCLVGPPGVGKTSLGKSVAKATGREFIRISLGGVRDESEIRGHRRTYIGSMPGKIIQALKKAKTTNPLILLDEIDKMGQDFRGDPASAMLEVLDPEQNATFVDHYMEVEYDLSNVMFLTTSNSYNMPGPLLDRMEIIPLSGYTEDEKREIAKQHLVSKQVKNHGLKAKEFEMSDEALKDIIRVYTREAGVRNLEREIAKVARKSLTKIVKKEVESVSVTSDNLDEFLGVAKYRYGLAEKEDQVGVVTGLAYTSVGGELLSIEALRLPGKGRMKTTGKLGDVMKESIEAASSYVRSISPKIGVKPPKFDKWDIHVHVPEGATPKDGPSAGLAMVTSIVSVLTKIPVRKDIAMTGEVTLRGNALAIGGLKEKLLAALRGGIKTVLIPQENAKDLPEIPDNVKEGLEIIPVSHVSEVLKHALVRQPEPIEWDEAAEEEAAAAKAALEAGSRASGAPAH, from the coding sequence ATGAAAGAGCCGCTTAATTCTTCCTATCCTGTATTGCCGCTGCGCGACATTGTGGTCTTTCCGCATATGATCGTGCCGTTGTTTGTGGGTCGGGAAAAATCTGTGCGCGCCCTCGAAGAGGTGATGGCGGATGACAAACAGATTCTGTTGTCCAGCCAGATTGACCCGGCAGAGGACGAGCCACAGACCGATGGCATCTACCCAACGGGTGTGCTGGCCAATGTGCTGCAACTGCTGAAACTGCCCGATGGCACCGTAAAGGTGCTGGTCGAAGGCCATGCGCGGGTCAAGATCACCAATTACCTCGAGAATGAGGACTATTTTGAAGCCGGTGCGGAATATCTCACCGAGATCCCCGGCGACGCCACCACCATCGAGGCGCTGGTGCGCACGGTTGGCGACGAGTTTGAGCGCTACGCCAAGGTCCGCAAAAACATCCCCGAAGAGGCCCTGTCCGCCGTCGGTGAAACTGCCGAACCCGCCAAACTGGCGGATCTGGTTGCGGGCCATCTGGGGATTGAGGTCGATCGCAAGCAGGAGCTGCTGGAAACCCTGTCGATCAGCGAGCGGCTGGAAAAAGTCTATGGGCTGATGCAGGGCGAAATGTCGGTTCTGCAGGTCGAGAAAAAGATCAAGACCCGGGTCAAATCCCAGATGGAGAAGACCCAGCGCGAATATTACCTGAATGAGCAGATGAAGGCCATTCAGAAGGAACTGGGTGACGGCGAAGAAGGGGCTGGCGAAATTGCCGAACTGGAAGAGAAGGTCGCTGCAACCAAGCTGTCGAAAGAAGCCCGTGAAAAGGCTGATGCGGAGCTGAAAAAGCTCAAGAACATGTCGCCGATGTCGGCCGAGGCCACCGTGGTGCGCAACTACCTCGACTGGATGTTGGGCATTCCATGGGGCGTGAAATCACGCGTCAAAAAGGACCTGGGCAAGGCACAGGACATCCTGGATGCGGATCACTATGGTCTGGAAAAGGTCAAAGAACGCATTGTCGAATACCTTGCGGTGCAGCAGCGCTCGACCAAGCTCAAAGGCCCGATTCTCTGCCTTGTGGGCCCTCCCGGTGTGGGGAAAACCTCGCTTGGCAAATCCGTGGCCAAGGCAACTGGACGCGAGTTCATTCGCATCTCGCTTGGCGGCGTGCGTGATGAATCAGAAATCCGCGGCCACCGCCGGACCTATATCGGCTCGATGCCCGGCAAGATCATCCAGGCGCTGAAAAAAGCCAAGACCACCAACCCGCTGATCCTGCTCGACGAGATCGACAAGATGGGGCAGGATTTCCGTGGTGATCCAGCTTCCGCGATGCTGGAAGTGCTTGATCCGGAACAGAACGCCACCTTTGTGGATCACTATATGGAGGTCGAATATGACCTCTCCAACGTGATGTTCCTGACCACCTCGAACAGCTACAACATGCCTGGGCCGCTGCTGGACCGGATGGAAATCATCCCGCTGTCTGGCTACACCGAGGACGAAAAGCGCGAGATTGCCAAACAGCATCTGGTGTCCAAGCAAGTCAAGAACCATGGTCTGAAGGCCAAGGAATTCGAGATGAGCGATGAGGCGCTGAAGGATATCATCCGCGTCTACACCCGCGAGGCTGGGGTGCGGAACCTGGAGCGTGAAATTGCCAAGGTGGCGCGTAAATCGCTGACCAAGATCGTCAAGAAAGAGGTCGAGAGCGTTTCTGTCACCTCCGACAATCTGGATGAGTTCCTGGGCGTTGCCAAATACCGCTATGGTCTGGCCGAAAAGGAAGATCAGGTTGGTGTTGTCACCGGGCTTGCCTATACCTCGGTAGGCGGCGAGCTGCTGTCGATCGAGGCCCTGCGCCTGCCGGGCAAAGGCCGGATGAAGACCACAGGTAAGCTGGGCGATGTGATGAAGGAAAGCATCGAGGCAGCTTCATCCTATGTGCGCTCCATCTCGCCCAAAATCGGGGTGAAGCCGCCCAAGTTTGACAAGTGGGATATCCACGTTCACGTGCCCGAAGGCGCCACCCCTAAGGATGGTCCCTCGGCGGGTCTGGCCATGGTGACTTCCATCGTGTCGGTGCTGACAAAAATTCCCGTGCGCAAGGACATCGCCATGACCGGCGAGGTTACCCTGCGCGGCAATGCGCTGGCCATTGGTGGCTTGAAGGAAAAGCTGCTGGCGGCCCTGCGTGGCGGTATCAAAACAGTGCTGATCCCACAAGAAAACGCCAAGGATCTGCCCGAGATCCCGGATAACGTCAAAGAAGGCCTGGAGATCATCCCGGTGAGCCATGTCTCGGAAGTTCTGAAGCATGCGCTGGTACGCCAGCCCGAGCCGATCGAATGGGACGAGGCTGCCGAAGAAGAGGCCGCTGCGGCAAAGGCCGCGCTGGAGGCTGGCTCCCGGGCGTCGGGTGCCCCAGCGCATTAA